In Cryptomeria japonica chromosome 5, Sugi_1.0, whole genome shotgun sequence, the genomic window AAGAGGAACTTCATGTGCTTATCAAGGTCCGGGCTTCCCTCCTCGTATATACCCGGCAAAACCTCAAAATAGCGGCTGTAAGAGCAGCAAATGGGATCTTTTTTATTCACATACATGTTGGGAACCCAACCACTAACCCCAATAAATTTAACACATAAGTCAAGCAATTTTTTATCATCCTCCAATCCCATCTTCACTTGTGCCCACTTACGTGCACCTTTTATCTGTTTGTAAAATTTCTCTAAAACAAGAGGATGATGGGCATTATGCACATCTAATAAAAAATTTCCAACCTTCTCAAAGAATATCACCTCAGGAAGTCTTGGGGAAAGAAAGGGAGGATTGAAGAGATGTCCTTCTATTTTATCTCGCTCTTCTTTCTCCAGATATCTTGCAGCGGCTATTGCAGTGGCAGCTCCCAACGAATGGCGAACAATCCAGATGTTTCGAGCTCCATGCTTCTCAATACAGCTTTTCAAGCATTCTAAGCCGATAGGCCCTCTACCATTGGAATCATACCGTGCCATGGCTACTTTATAATTGTGGCGCATGTCACTTACTAGATTATTTTTATCAAGAATTGTACCTCTGAAAGCTATAACTCGTAAGGGAGGCTCTTCTGCACCTCCTTTTCTTTGGAAAATAGCCCCAAATATCCTGCCCTCTTCCGTTATTTCGTTTTCTATTTTGAATGGAAGTTTCTTACACCATTCATCAGGCATATTTTCCTTTTTCTTGGTCTTTTTATTGACCATTGGAAGTAGGTATACAACATTCACAAGGCAAGCAGCAATGCGTCTCCTAACATTTGGATCTCCCCtgccatttatccattatatataagAACCATTTTCCTGATTTTAACATAAGTACTGAGAATGAAATACAtttgaaataataataaataatttgttttacTAAACAATAAATAGTTTCATATTTGAAAATCATACATAGCAGTCAAAGTTAACCctgaaacctttttttttttttcgtttgtACAAATTATTCTAAAATAAACATTATATGct contains:
- the LOC131043448 gene encoding uncharacterized protein LOC131043448; the protein is MVNKKTKKKENMPDEWCKKLPFKIENEITEEGRIFGAIFQRKGGAEEPPLRVIAFRGTILDKNNLVSDMRHNYKVAMARYDSNGRGPIGLECLKSCIEKHGARNIWIVRHSLGAATAIAAARYLEKEERDKIEGHLFNPPFLSPRLPEVIFFEKVGNFLLDVHNAHHPLVLEKFYKQIKGARKWAQVKMGLEDDKKLLDLCVKFIGVSGWVPNMYVNKKDPICCSYSRYFEVLPGIYEEGSPDLDKHMKFLFCYEVAKKRTPWHLIPSTNLFLEETGDRNHWQWLLSSLKLFVIGPHHDLSQW